The DNA region TTCCACTAACATGAAATTAGTCAAGGAGTTTTCTAAGCTAATGCAGGGTGAGTTTGATATGAGTCTCATGGGAGAATTGAACTACTTTCTCGATCTTCAAATCAAGAAACTCAATGAAGGTACGTTTATATGTCAAATAAAATATTGCAACGAAATTCTAAAGAAATTTGGTATGGAAGATGAAAAATCAATTGACACTCAAATGCCCACAAATGGAAACTTGGAaaaagatgaaaatggtaaggatgttgaTGTCAAGAAGTATAGAGATATGATTGGATCTCTTTTATATCTTACTGTATCTAGGTCggacattatgtttagcgtatgtATGTGCACTCATTACCAATCGAATCCTAAGGAATCACTTTTAAAGCCGTAAAGCGCATCCTTAGATACCTTTGTGGCACATCTaagtatgggctttggtattccaagGGAAACGATTGTAATTTGGTTGGTTATACTAATTCTGATTTTTCCGGTTGAaaatcggataggaaaagtactagtggaactttccacatgttttcaaactccttagtaagttggcatagcaagaagCAAGTTTTCGTTGCTTTGTCAACTGTCGAGGAGGAATATATCGCAACTGATAGTTATTGTGGCTCAAACAACaaatacttgattttgatattaaaCTACAACGTATTCATATTATGTGTGACAACACTAGTGCTATTAATCTAACCAAAAATATGATGTTACACTCCCGCGCTAAACATATTGAGATACGTCACCACTTCTTACGTGACCATGTTGAAAAAGGAGATGtcgtatttgagcatgttgatagcaaaaatcaacttgcgGATATCTTTAAAAAAACCTCTTGCAACTGAACCATTTTTCAACATTTGAAGGAAATTTGGCATACTTGATATCTTAAATCTTGCCTAAATATGATTTGTTGCATGCATTTTATATACTTTTGCTCTAACTTTTCTTGGAAGCTCAATCACATACGAGTGCATCCTTCATCAATTCATATGTGAGGTAATATAGTTTCGTTTCCTCTCTTTGAAAGTAAGCCTTTTACTTTTGCATGTTGTCGATGTCCCAAATGTTTGATATGCTTGATATGCTTGATGTGTGAAATATTTCATGAATGGTCACTTCCAAAAATTTCAATTTATGTATTTCAatttatatgcttatagtgacttCATGTTATTCTTCTTCCATACTTGAAATATGTTCTTTGTGTATAAGCATGTTATCTATTATTAGTTCTTGCAAGATATATGTGAGGCTGTTATTTATCTATTCTGACATGAAATATGTTTGAACATGTTATAATGTCAACAAAACTCTTCTAGTGTGTCACTATTATGATAACATTTCTGTTTTTGGTTTGAATGGTGATAAATCTAAATATTCGCCTTGCTAGAGCACATGCGTGTGCAGCATTCGGGAGCACCAAAAGTATGTGTCATGTAAGCGTGTCGCTTTTGAAGAGTTTTTTATTGCATTCTATCGTTCATCTTTCATGTTTATTGTTTATGTTATTCAACATGATTTGTGACAACCATGTTATATTATTTCTTAAAGTGcttttatttatgtttaggcATTTTCAATATTTAAATCATTCTATGTGAGTGTTGTTTTATTGATGATTTTATATTTGCAAACGCTTTTGTGTGTTATATTAGTATATGTGTGATATAAAATACTTCTCATGGGTTGCTTGGTTTATTTTTGATGTTGTCATAGAGGGAGAAGCATCTGCAAGATGAAGTTGGGATGCATAGATTCAGGGGGAGCCTTCATGAAGACATGAAATGCATTCTCATTTTTTGCaatcatcaaaaagggggagtatgtgagtgaAACTTCctgttagatgtattttgtatgatgtcaaaactcggatgctttagcgtttatgtatattggatggtatcctttgagtcttaatgtgcatcttagcattaggaagcataaaaatattttgaaaatggtttagaaaagattTCATGCATTAAAAATAGGTTGTTATGTGAAAAACAGgtctatgtgtcgacacatacatACTATGTGCCGACACATATGGATCATTTTTAAAGCCTACAGgtctatgtgtcgacacatagcATGTCTGTGTTAGCTCATGTGGATCATTTTGACAAGCATTTTGAATCTGAGAACCTTGAGAAGTGATCACATGATATTTCCAACCTTTAACCACGGCCTTCCAAGTTTTGTTGTCAATGGATTTGAGAAAAGAAATCATCTTTGCTTTCCAATATTCGTAATTTGTGTCATCCAAAATAGGTGGCTTATTGACTGAACTTCCATTCTCAGTGTTGTCCATTTTAACAGAAAATATCTTCCCTAGAGTTCACCCAACTAGAATAGGGTTCCTGCTCTAATCCAATTGAAATTTGGTTTTAGAGGGGACAGATGTTGGACACAATGTTAGGACAACTGGTCCATCTTGTTAAACAAGTATGACAACAATATAATAACAGCAATAACATAATGCATAAAACAATAAAATGACACAAGAGATTGGCAATCTAATTTGGTAAAATAAGACCTGCATCTGAAAACTCTACCTAAAAAAGGAAATTCACTAATTCAAATTAATACAATTAGTCTTATAAAAACATTCCCCATGATATATCCTAGTTAGTCTTATAAAAACATTCCCCATGATATATACTAATGTCATCAATACTcttaataaataaaattattgtAGTTGTTTTTTTTCTATCAAAAGTAGTAATAATAATTATTTAAGGATATAATGAATAAAAATACATATgagaaaaatatttaataaaataaagaGACGTGCAAAAAAGTCATGATTATGTGTTAAGACCTTATTAATTTTATTATGATAAATAGTGCGTTTTTATTTTAAACTATCATCACAATTCAACCTCAACACTATTAGAATCAACCTCTTTGTCATTCAAACTTTAATCAAGTTCATTACTCTTATATAGTATCTATCTATATTGACAGAAGTTAGAACAATTACATAACCGTGCTTAAAATGATAGTGTTACAAACAATGGAAACTCCTAAAAATCACTTGAAGAAAAAAATCTCAAAAGGCTCAGTAGCTGACGTAGCTCAATTAAACTCTTCCCACTCACAATGTGTGAAGTAACAATAGTGCAGACTTTGAGTGAATTCTAACAAGGGAGGGGGAAAAAAGAGGAGCAACTAAAGTATCCATTGTAAGAAAAAAAGAGTGGAAAACTTTTGATTTTTTCTTCTACGGAATGGAAGAAAGTTTATCTATACATGACAACTGTGGTACTGATTTTGGTGATTCTATCTCACAAGAGGCCTCAGTGGAAGTGACTCATTTGCATTATGTATAACATGAAACGTTGCGGGTTCCTGGTGGAGGAAAATTGGATGTCTATACAAAGTATTGGTGTGTTTGTTTCCACATTTGTTTTGGGTCTCACCGCATGTCCACTTGAATGTCCAATCTACTGCTTCGACAAAATCAGGTTGAGATGGCATTGGACACAAGAAAAAACACACTTGACGCAGATccaagcacacaatatatacaaacCCTTTGTACTTTAAAGAAAAACACATCAAGGGCAGCTGGAATTTGTTGTCTCACTCTTGATCACCCGAGTATTATATGAACCACAAAATCCACATTTATGATATAACCAGTGGAAGTGTGAGATTCCCTTTCTATCACAGTCATGGCAGAGTATGTCCTGCATTGTTACAAGAAAAATTATTGACATTGGTAAAATAACACCAATACATATATTCAGCTGATTAATGTTATTGACATTAGTCATGACTCTGAACTGATGAGAAAAAACCAAAATGATGCAACTTCAAATTTGAAGAACTTATATTGGTTTGTTAAACATATATTTTTTCTTAGGTCATAACAAAATGTAATGTCTTCCAACTCAAAACATACACTGTTCAACCTAGTATAGAAACATAATAGATGAAAAATCTTGTTGGTTAAAAACAAATGGTATTCGACATACTTATTCCCCCTAGTATACGAAATGGGATAAACAAGTCATATCAGTTGAGTCTTTAAATCCACCTTTACATGATTGTTATCATTAATATTTTGATGGAAAAATAAatcacaaaaaaataaaaattggaAGTACAACTATGTGGAGAGGGAAAAGAAATCCTCACATGCCTAAAAGACACACCACAACTTACTTTTTTCATTTTAAGTTTGCATACAAATTCTTTGGAGGTCAATTAAATACTCCCGTTAATaattgaaaaagaaataaaatgaagaGTAACTTAACAAGGTCCACATAAAAATTGAAGAAACAAGCAGAGGTAATACCTGAGAGCGGTCCCTGTACTCTTCAGGAAGCTGCTCAGCAGCCAACAGCGCGTCAAGCATACCAAAGTAAACCTGGGTAGGTAGAGAAACAGCTAAGTGTTGTACGGCATGAAACTTGTAAGCATCTATATAATCTATTTTCACTTGAAAGCAGCATAAGTAAACTAAAATATGTTGTAGTTTTTACTACGATATTTGTGCCAATACCCACTCAAGATTAAAACTGAATCTCTAACAAAATGGGTCACTAAGGAATTCCCTAGCCACAACTTATAAGAAAGGAGAAAGAAATGCTATAAATATAAACAGAATTTGAATGTCTGTAGTTTATCTCTGTATTTAATCAGACATGCTTGAAAAAACTTAGGCATTGAAATTTAACAGGGTCGTCCTAACAACGTCACTTACCTCAAATTCTAATAGTATGCCAACACATGCATAGGATTATAAATGATCAATATATAAATAGAATTGTACAAGTTTAGACTTCATATAGAAGATTATAGAAGAATCTGTTCTTACCGCCATATCTCCCAATGACTTGCTGCAGATTGGACATGTGTAGTGACTGCAAGTGTATGCCTAACATTTTACAACAACGCATGAGATTGAATGCAAAACATTCTTTGAAATTTTGAAGTAGAATGAAGATAAACAGTTAACTGTTTGACTGCAAATTTTCTTTTTCACGGTCTGTGTGGGGAGCTAAAACCTTAAAATGGGTGTGACATACCTGAAAGCAAGATGAATGCATGTAATGCCCACAAGCAAGAGCTCTGACCGTTGCACTTGATGTGAACAAGTCGTCACAGCAAATTGGGCAGTTCATTTCTAAGCCTTTCTCCAGGCACTTGTGAGACACTGATTTTATCCCCACGCAACAATTGCATTTCATACAATGAAAGTAATCAATCCCAAGCCCTTGTCCAACACGGCATATATTGCAAAATGGGCAATGGTAAACATTCCTGGGGAATAATGATGCCAAGTTAAAAACCAAAAGGTACATGGAAAAATACAATGTCAATCAGACGGACCATAGAAGAAATAAGGTTTCAAGTATTGAGACAAAGAGAGAAACAATTACAAAGAGAATCCTTAATCCTCTCCTAAATAAAACAACCAAGAAAAAAAGGTCATGTCTTTTACACTAAATAGATGCCAAATGGCTACTCATACCAAATATTCTT from Lathyrus oleraceus cultivar Zhongwan6 chromosome 1, CAAS_Psat_ZW6_1.0, whole genome shotgun sequence includes:
- the LOC127091593 gene encoding uncharacterized protein LOC127091593 — protein: MKLVKEFSKLMQGEFDMSLMGELNYFLDLQIKKLNEGTFICQIKYCNEILKKFGMEDEKSIDTQMPTNGNLEKDENGKDVDVKKYRDMIGSLLYLTVSRSDIMFSVCMCTHYQSNPKESLLKP